A segment of the Peptoclostridium acidaminophilum DSM 3953 genome:
ACACATAAATGAACAGTTAAATTATTTAGAGCTTGCTAATCTTATTAGAACTGATAGTGATGGAACAATTTCCTTGAATATTTTGGAGCAGAAAACTATTGATGTTTTTATCGAAAGCCTTAATTTACCTTTGTTTTTTTCGTTTTCGAATTACGATATTAGCAACAAGCAAAGTGTTTCGGCAATGCATACCGATTGGGATTTTTATTATTCTAAATTGTCTGATGCTTCAAATGAGTTTTCTACATCTCTTGAATCACTAGGTATATTGACTGAGCCTACCCTTGAACAAAAAGTAAAAAAAGGTGAATCTACGATAGAACTGGGTGACGAGGGAGAAATATATGTATTCAACTATGAGAAAGATCGAGTTTCCAAAGTTAACAAACGCTTAGCTAATAAAGTAATTGCATTAGGGAAAACAAAAGGAATTGGATATGATATTCAATCTGTTATAGCTGAACCAGGAGATCGCTTAGAATTTGTGAAATATATTGAAGTGAAATCCACTAGGAGGGTTACAGCTCCAAATTTACAAGATACCGAGTGGTGTGAATCTATAAATATAACAAGAAATGAATGGGTTGCAGCCCAACAACATAAAGAGTTTTATTCAATTTATAGGGTCTATTTTGTTAGAGATAATGTTCTTATCCATGTGATTGAAGATGTCAACCAAAAATATTCGGACGGAAAAATATCAGTAACTCCTATGATGTATAGAGTTGACTACGGTTCTGAAGCAATCGATAGAGTCTTGGGGGAAAAATCAAATGCATAAAGTGGTATCGCTATTTTGTGGCTGTGGTGGCAATGATCGCGGAATGATTGGCGGTTTTAGATACAACAAAAAATTATATAAAAAGTTACCTTTTGAGATAGTTTATGCTAATGATATTGATGAAAAGGCAATAGAGACGTATAAGGAAAATTTTGGAAGCAAAAATGTTTTTTGTAGAGATATTTGCGATATTGAAGCTCAAGATATTCCAGAACACGATATTTTAGTTGGAGGGTTTCCCTGCCAGTCGTTTAGTACGGTCAATCCGACCAAAGATCCGTATGATGATCGAGCTAACTTATATAAAGAAATGGTTAGAGTTGCGGAATTACACAAGCCTAAACTAATTGTTGCTGAGAATGTTAAAGGATTTATGACTTTAAACAAAGGGTCAATTTTCAAACGAGTAAAAGAAGAAATTGAAAATTTGGGTTATTCGGTGTATAGCTCCTTGCTAAATTCTGCGGACTATGGGATACCTCAAAAACGAGAGAGAGTTATCATGATTTGCGTACATGAATCTATTGAAAAAGAATGGGAATTCCCAAAGCCAACAACTCCTAATAGAGATGTTCCTTTAAGCATAGCGGTTCCAAAACTTCGAATTGAGGATGAGAAATATTATTTTTCTAAACGAGCAGTTGAAGGGATGAAAAATGCGAAGAAGAACATGAAACGAGGATTGTGGCAAGATTTATCTGAACCATGTTTAACAATAACTAGTCACCTAGCGAAAGTAAGCCTTAATTCAAGGGATCCTGTTCTACTGGTAGATCCTGACTCAGAGCTTTACAGAAGATTTACACCAAGAGAAGCCGCTACAATCCAATCATTTCCAAACAGTTTTAAGTTTGTAGGTAGTGAAGGTGATGCTTATCGCCAAATTGGAAATGCCATTCCACCAGTGTTAGCTTGGCATATATTTGAGGAAGTATCTAAATTCTTAGCAGATTGATAATTATTTAGATTTTTGGGAAGGAGGGAGGTTTTTTGATACTAGATGACGTAAAACGAATAATACAATCATTTTTTGATGTGGAAACATTAACGGTTGTCGGATCTGGTTTATCAGTATCCGAGGGTATACCAGGAATGAAAGAACTTGCTGAATTACTGGTTGAGCAAGTACCAAAAGGACTATCTGATTTCGATATATCTAATTGGCATTTGATTTCTGAAGATTTAAAACAAGGAACAGATTTAGAGACTGCGATGCAGAACAATCCTCCCAATAAAGAGGTTGAGGAACAAATAGTAAAGGTTACTTATAATTTTATATCTGAAAAAGATAGAGATGTTTTTTATGAAATATTACAAAAACAAAAGGTTTTGCGTTTTTCGAACTATCTTTCTATGTTCCATACTGAATTATATCCGCTAACAGTTATTACAACAAATTATGACTTGTTAATTGAGTATGCATGTGAAAATTTAAGGGTTGCATATAATGATTCATATGTTGGGAAGATTATTGCTGATTTCAACCCTGAACTTGCTACTCAAGAAATATCAAAAGCAACTAAAGTAGGAAGTAAATTAGTAAATAATAAAAATGGATTGCGATTATATAAGCCTCATGGCTCGATTAACTGGAAAATAATTGATAATAGATTAATTAAAGTCAATCATTTTGATTGTGGTTCCCCTTGTATAATCACGCCAGGAACAAACAAATATTTGAAAGGATACGATGAACCGTATGACTATCATATAGGTGCGATTGGTGCTGAATTTGATAAAGCAAAGAAGATAGTATTTATAGGTTACGGATTTAATGATGAGCATCTACAAACTCACTTTTCTAGCTTGAAGAATCGAAATAAACCAATGCTAATAATAACAAGGACACTTTCAGATAAGGCTAAGATGTTTGTAAATGGTAATAAAGAGATAATTGCATTAGAGTATTCTTTAGAAGACGGTCAATCGGGTACAAAAATCCATTGGGAAAATGAAGTCGAATTTTTTAAAGGATTAAATATGTGGGATTTGAGAGAATTGGTGAAAGAGGTGTTTAATGAATAAAATGCAATTTACTAAAGAAGATTTAATAGGACAAGTTGTATATGTTGATACTAACCAAGTTCTAGTGGAAGTTGAAAATGATGAATCAATTAACTTACTAAATGTTGGGAGCATTGTATCAATACAAACAACTAGAACGTATGAATTTACTATTGGTTTAATTGATAAAGTTAAGCGTAAAGTTAATGAACTTCTTACTGAAGATGAAAATGAAATTAAACTATCTTCAGATTTGGTGCAAGTTTCTTTGATTGGTACATATCTAACTGTAGATGGTGATGTCAAAAATCGATTTAAGAGAGGAATCGATACCTTTCCTCAAATTACACATGCTTGCCACATGATTAATGGGGAAAACTTAAAATTGTTTATGAATATCATAAGTAATGAAATCAATGTGGATAAACAATTATCAATAGGTAATTTCACGATGGATAAAGGTGCAACAGCAATTTTAGATGGAGATAAATTTTTTCAAAGGCATGCTGCAATATTAGGAAGTACTGGCTCTGGAAAAAGTTGGTGTGTTGCTAATTTATTAGAACAAGCAAGCCGATTGAATAACCCTAATATAATTGTTTTTGACATTCACGGAGAGTATACGCCTTTATGTGAGCAAGAAAATGGTTATGGACAATCTTATAAGATTGCAGGACCAGGTGACTTAGAAGATGAGTCTGAAAATTTAATATTTCTACCATATTGGTTATTGAATAGAGATGAGATGCTATCAATGATTCTTGATAGATCAGATAGTAATGCTCCTAATCAAGCTTCACGTTTTACATTACATATTAGAAATTTGAAAGAAGCAAAGTTGCGAGAGTTGAATAAAGAAAATGTTTTAAGAACATTCACTGTTGATTCTCCTATTCCGTTTGATATTGATTCTTTGGTAAAGGAATTAAATGAAGATGATACCAGAAAAGGACAAGGGAAAAATGGACCTGTAAAAGGTGAATGGGAAGGAAAACTAACTCGTTTTATTTCTAGACTAGAGACTAAAATTCTAGATAAGAGATATGGATTTTTATTTCAGCCGAATAAGAAAACAATTGAATATAATTGGCTTTCGGATCTCTTGTGCAGACTTATTGGAGATAGTAAAAATAATAGAGGCATAAAAATAATTGATTTTTCGGAAGTTCCATCAGATGTATTGCCTATTGTAACAGGGATTATTGCAAGGATGTTGTTCGACGTTCAATTATGGATGGAAGAAGATAAAAGAATACCTTTTGCTTTAATGTGTGATGAAGCTCACTTGTATCTCCCTGTTCAGGATGAAGCGGATACAGTTCAAAAGCAAGCGTTGGGGAACTTTGAAAGAATAGCAAAGGAAGGGCGAAAATATGGAATATCATTAGTAGCAATAAGCCAAAGACCTTCTGATGTAAGCAAAACAATTTTAAGCCAATGCAATAATTTTTTAGTGTTGAGATTATCAAATGATCGAGATAAATCTGTAATTAGGAACCTGTTGCCAGATGCCTTGAAAGGAATAATAGATCAACTTCCTCTATTAGATGTTGGCGAAGCTATCGCTGTAGGAGATGCGATTTTACTACCTAGTCGTATTCTTCTAAATAAACCAAGTTTGACTCCTCGTAGCGCAACTAGAAATTTTTGGATGGAGTGGGATACGAAAGTTGCTGACAATGATGCAATTGTTGAGGCAGTGGAAAACATGAGATGTCAAACTAAGTCTAATTCCTAAAAAATTATTTGAGAAATATCAAAAACTAATTTGTACTTTGTATCAAATCTTTATTTTTAGATACTACAATGTTTTCGTTGGAATAGTTTATGGTTACATGTTCACCAACTTCAAACCCAAGTTCTTTCAACCATTTCCCTTGCAGAACAATGCGAGGGATTTCTTCTTTATGATTTGCTCCTGGTGCATAGCTTATTTTAAGTTTTCGTTCTTTCATTTTGAGAACCTCCCACTAAAAACAGTATACTTGAAAGATGAAATGAAATGAAGATTGAATCGAATTTATGCCTATAAGGTGCGTAAAATATTCAAGTATTTCATTTCCGCTGCCAAGCTTACATCTTATTAAATGCATTAGAATCATAGAAAAGAGGAAAGATATCGAACTATCTCTCCATCTCTTTTCCCATGTACTGCTCAAAGTTTTTACGAATGATGAACAGGTCATCTATGTTGGTTTTTGAATCAGAATACTCTTTCATCAGGGTATTCTTTTTTTCTTGAAGAGAATCTAGTTCAGCTAATATCTCTTTTGTATCGGGTAGTTTCTTATAATTTTTCAGTAGTTCTGTTGCAGCCACTTTATAAAGTGCAATCTCTCTTGAATATTCGTTTTCAAATTGCTTATCAGTCGGATTTTCTTTGTGATATTTATAAATTTCCTTGAACTGTTTGACGGTATGGGCATGTTCCATCACCTTTGACAGCTGAGCAGATTTATCATCAATCAATTTAATCTCCTCTTGTAATTCTTGACGTTTATCAGCTCCTTCTTGGATGAGAACATCTAGTTGTGCAACTGACTTAATGCCTTGCTCTCGGAGAAAAAGAACCGAGTCTGCCATTACCTTTAAGTTGTGTTTCTTAGCCCAGAATTCATATCCTTTTGATTCTTTAACCTTTATGTTAGACTCAACATCAATTATCTTTTTAACTCTTGATTTCGGCTTTTCTGAGCGTGTGTTGACAGCTTCTTGAATCCTTTCTTTAATTTTTTCTTCGGTATAATCTTCGCCGATTGTCTTAGCTCTGGTGAATCTTTCTTTGTCCTTATGTTTAAAAGCAATGTGTTTTCCTTGCTTGATTTCATAACCTTGCGAACTCATTTTTGATAGGAATTCGTTCCAGTCTTTCGATTGTTTGATGAACCTATCGATGTCAAATTGTAGTTTGCTTTTCCAAGAAGTTCCTTTTTTATGTTGTTCATTCTCATACCAGCTTTTGCCGTTGGTCTTATATTTTCTTTTATAGGCTTCATAGTATTCGTCAATCACACTGAGGTTATTTTCTTTACATAAAGTATCGCTTTGGAATCTGATTTGGTGATAGCTTCGCTTATTCGATTGATAGCATTTGCCAGTCTTGCTATTCACATTATTGAAGATGATATGGTTGTGAATGTGTCCCTTATCTACATGGGTTGAAAGCACATATTGGTATTCGTCTTTCAGTATTTTTTTACAAAGCTCCAGACCGATCTCATGAGCTTTATCTGGTGTTGTTTCCCCTGGATAAAATGATTGTATCAGGTGTCTGGCAATGACTGATCCGCTTGTATTTGCGTCTTCCCTAGTTTTAATAAATGCAGTATGAGCTGAAATAGGGTGGCAAAGGTAGGAAGAAACCAGTAACTTCTCATCCGTTTTATCTGCATTTGTAATGTAGTCAATGGCGTAATTCAATGTTGATTTTATGGGGTGAATCTTTGTAATAGCCATTTTAGTTGTCCTCGTTTCTTTGTGTTCTATTGAGTAGTAGCGAATGAATCTGCCACAGTTCTTTTGAGAACTGCTCTATCTCTCTCCTCATATCATTGATGTCATCTTTATAAATAACTCCCGTAGAATTCACTCGCTTAGCAATTTGATTGATGTTGTTTGTGGCATTGGCAAGTAGCCCTTGTAATTCATTAAAGGGTTTTAAATCTACGGTATAGATTTCTTTTTCTAATACGCATTTTCTTAAAAAATGGTTCATGCTTTTACATTTCGCTTGTCTCATCTTTGCTTGAAACAGTTCTTTTTCTTCTTTGGTTAGTTTTATTTCTAATCTTTCTGTTCTTACTCTATTTGCCATAATGTTATCCTCCTTGGAATATTTTCGGGGTCTTAGGGTTCTCCCTAACAAGTTGAAATTGATATAAAAAAGGAGCAGGGTATTTGGTTCCTGCTCCATCAATTTTTCGTAAGTGTCCGTACACTTACTGTGCTTGCTACAAAAGAATGATTTGTAGATTAGCGTTAAGCGTTATTCAGTTGTTGATACCAAGATTGTACCGCTTAGGACAAGAAATGTCAGCGGGTAGATTTAATAATATTTCTATAAATTATTTGTTCTCACCATTCAGATACTTCATTCGTCCCCTATAAACAGGGATAGCCAAAACCAAAATTATTCCATAGTTGAGGATTGTATTTCCTGTTTGATTTTCAAATAGAGTAATTTGCGTGAATGATTCTTTTACTACTCCAAAGACTTTAAAAACAGAAGAAATCAAATCAAGTGCCAGAGGAAATGCGATTGACATTCCTATGATTGAAATAACTAAATTTAACAACGAACTAATCTTTGGAAGCTTATTGTGAATGACAACAATTAGAATTCCATAGGCTAAGGTTGCAAGAATTCCAACACCAATATCTAGCACATAAACCATCCAGCCAGTCACCATTTTACTAATCACTAATTGATGGATATAGTATGCCGATAGACCAAAAACCAGTGCGAAGTCTATAGCATAGGCGGAAATTTTTACTGAGTATTCAGCAATTAATTTGAATAATGTAATCGCAGCTACAACTGAGAATGCAATTACCATAAGAAGTATTGCGTACATATTGCCTCCTAGCATTCAGACCAATCATCTTTATCTGGTCGGTAGTTTTTTAAGAAGTCCCCGCGAGGTCTTTCAACACAACATTCATTTAAATTAAGCAGTCCAAGTTTTACCATTTCAGATATCTTTAAATTTACCAGATTGATGTCTACTCCCAATTCATAAGAGAGGTCTACATCATCTATTTGTCCACGAAGAAGTGGGATGATATCTTCATCAGCAATGAGCAAATGAGCTGCGAAAATATTTGCTTCAAGTTCATTCTTTGAGTTATCAACAAAGAGACCATTTTCATGGAATGCTACTCCGCTAATGACTTGGTCACGATGTAACTGATCATGTCCTAATTCATGTGCAAGTATTAAATCTTTCTGCCTTCCAACCTCAGTAGAAATGAAAATAAATCTATTGCGTTGTATGACATGGTACATTCCAAGAAGGTGCTTTGTGTCTTCAAGAGGGCAGACCTTGATGTTCAAAAACCAAATAAGTTCATTGGGGTCCCTCGTCTTGTATTTTTTAATCAAAGATTGAACCTTTTCATAGATCCAACGATTTGACAAGATATACACCTACTTTACTTTTTCTTTTTACGACCATACTTTTTATTCTCTTCTTTTGCTTTCCAATAAGCTTCGGTTAGTGCTTGAATAGCAGCATCTTTATCATTATCTGAGAGTTCACCGCCGGCAAAGAGGGCAACGAGACCTTCAGTTAAAGCTTGAGCCTTTCTAGCTTCACCTTGACCGTATTTATTCGCAACTTCAGAAACGAAAATATCATCATTTTCTAAGAGGTAGTTGTAATCACACTGCATTACTTTCGCAATTTTTTCGTAGGTTTCCATACTCTTAGGGAAGCGTTGACCAGTTTCATAAAAGTACAAAGTCTTTGGACTTATTTCTATTTGCTTTGCGAAATTCTCCCTTGTAATCTTGTTCTCTGAGCGATATTTTTTTAGTTTTTCTCCAAAATTCATATTTTTGTTCCTCCTAGTTGGTTTCAAAGTACTTATTATTTAATATTTCGGAACTTAAGTACTTGTTTTTAATCGCAAAATAGTTTATTATATTCATTAATAAGAACTTAAGTACCTATATTATATCCTTTTATGTACAAAAATACAAGTTTAAAATCAAGAGGTGAGAAAATTGAGGAAAACTAAAACACTAAAGCAAATTGAGCGGCTATACCAGGAACAGAGCTTAGATGTACTTACTATTTACGAGCGATCAAAAGCTCTATTAGAGATCTATCGTAATGTCGTTTGGTCACTTAAGAATACTGCTGATTCCATGATTTATGAGACTCAAGAGACCTATGGGAAAGACTTAGATGAAGCACTCATTTATCTTTCGACTTTTGCTCCTGAGTTTAAAAGACAAGACTTTGAGAGCGGTGTCAGTCACCTGTTTGAATCAAAGTGGCTAATTGAAATTATAGATAAGTCTCTGGTCAAAATTAAGGATTATCCAGAATTTGGAGAAATATATTCAGCTATTTTAATGCAGTGCTATCTTGGAAAAACGAAAACAAAAGATGCTGCTTGTATGCAGATGTTGAACCTAGAAAGAAGCTGCTACTACCAGCGAAAAAGAGAAGCCATTACTCTTTTAGGCGTTTCCCTATGGGGATTTGAATTGCCTAGAATAATTCAGGAATTGCATGAAGAGAATCTTAAGGCGATTTATTATGAGGAGATAAAATCTACAATTCCAATTTATACAACCGAGGACCTGGCTCGAATGGTGGAAAAGAAA
Coding sequences within it:
- a CDS encoding protein NO VEIN domain-containing protein; its protein translation is MYDHSKQYRCTIIRGKSQSEIDDMLPAYASVLDSICPCSIQEFPSLFNERLAIYLSENKRKKKTLDNHRTEIAGKLFGMYYVQDEYVYISERTLKFIEDTDQPAFFKDVCYKFQVPNGMQKTATVLTRIKDNLSLRPNAFVLKVLDYAKNAGIRLSKKDIGYYVLNSLDVLSGKASPLEVIECILEDKKNGISRLIKTEGKASSYDYQHINEQLNYLELANLIRTDSDGTISLNILEQKTIDVFIESLNLPLFFSFSNYDISNKQSVSAMHTDWDFYYSKLSDASNEFSTSLESLGILTEPTLEQKVKKGESTIELGDEGEIYVFNYEKDRVSKVNKRLANKVIALGKTKGIGYDIQSVIAEPGDRLEFVKYIEVKSTRRVTAPNLQDTEWCESINITRNEWVAAQQHKEFYSIYRVYFVRDNVLIHVIEDVNQKYSDGKISVTPMMYRVDYGSEAIDRVLGEKSNA
- a CDS encoding DNA cytosine methyltransferase; the protein is MHKVVSLFCGCGGNDRGMIGGFRYNKKLYKKLPFEIVYANDIDEKAIETYKENFGSKNVFCRDICDIEAQDIPEHDILVGGFPCQSFSTVNPTKDPYDDRANLYKEMVRVAELHKPKLIVAENVKGFMTLNKGSIFKRVKEEIENLGYSVYSSLLNSADYGIPQKRERVIMICVHESIEKEWEFPKPTTPNRDVPLSIAVPKLRIEDEKYYFSKRAVEGMKNAKKNMKRGLWQDLSEPCLTITSHLAKVSLNSRDPVLLVDPDSELYRRFTPREAATIQSFPNSFKFVGSEGDAYRQIGNAIPPVLAWHIFEEVSKFLAD
- a CDS encoding SIR2 family protein yields the protein MILDDVKRIIQSFFDVETLTVVGSGLSVSEGIPGMKELAELLVEQVPKGLSDFDISNWHLISEDLKQGTDLETAMQNNPPNKEVEEQIVKVTYNFISEKDRDVFYEILQKQKVLRFSNYLSMFHTELYPLTVITTNYDLLIEYACENLRVAYNDSYVGKIIADFNPELATQEISKATKVGSKLVNNKNGLRLYKPHGSINWKIIDNRLIKVNHFDCGSPCIITPGTNKYLKGYDEPYDYHIGAIGAEFDKAKKIVFIGYGFNDEHLQTHFSSLKNRNKPMLIITRTLSDKAKMFVNGNKEIIALEYSLEDGQSGTKIHWENEVEFFKGLNMWDLRELVKEVFNE
- a CDS encoding ATP-binding protein, translating into MNKMQFTKEDLIGQVVYVDTNQVLVEVENDESINLLNVGSIVSIQTTRTYEFTIGLIDKVKRKVNELLTEDENEIKLSSDLVQVSLIGTYLTVDGDVKNRFKRGIDTFPQITHACHMINGENLKLFMNIISNEINVDKQLSIGNFTMDKGATAILDGDKFFQRHAAILGSTGSGKSWCVANLLEQASRLNNPNIIVFDIHGEYTPLCEQENGYGQSYKIAGPGDLEDESENLIFLPYWLLNRDEMLSMILDRSDSNAPNQASRFTLHIRNLKEAKLRELNKENVLRTFTVDSPIPFDIDSLVKELNEDDTRKGQGKNGPVKGEWEGKLTRFISRLETKILDKRYGFLFQPNKKTIEYNWLSDLLCRLIGDSKNNRGIKIIDFSEVPSDVLPIVTGIIARMLFDVQLWMEEDKRIPFALMCDEAHLYLPVQDEADTVQKQALGNFERIAKEGRKYGISLVAISQRPSDVSKTILSQCNNFLVLRLSNDRDKSVIRNLLPDALKGIIDQLPLLDVGEAIAVGDAILLPSRILLNKPSLTPRSATRNFWMEWDTKVADNDAIVEAVENMRCQTKSNS
- a CDS encoding SymE family type I addiction module toxin; amino-acid sequence: MKERKLKISYAPGANHKEEIPRIVLQGKWLKELGFEVGEHVTINYSNENIVVSKNKDLIQSTN
- a CDS encoding relaxase/mobilization nuclease domain-containing protein, which gives rise to MAITKIHPIKSTLNYAIDYITNADKTDEKLLVSSYLCHPISAHTAFIKTREDANTSGSVIARHLIQSFYPGETTPDKAHEIGLELCKKILKDEYQYVLSTHVDKGHIHNHIIFNNVNSKTGKCYQSNKRSYHQIRFQSDTLCKENNLSVIDEYYEAYKRKYKTNGKSWYENEQHKKGTSWKSKLQFDIDRFIKQSKDWNEFLSKMSSQGYEIKQGKHIAFKHKDKERFTRAKTIGEDYTEEKIKERIQEAVNTRSEKPKSRVKKIIDVESNIKVKESKGYEFWAKKHNLKVMADSVLFLREQGIKSVAQLDVLIQEGADKRQELQEEIKLIDDKSAQLSKVMEHAHTVKQFKEIYKYHKENPTDKQFENEYSREIALYKVAATELLKNYKKLPDTKEILAELDSLQEKKNTLMKEYSDSKTNIDDLFIIRKNFEQYMGKEMER
- a CDS encoding plasmid mobilization protein; this encodes MANRVRTERLEIKLTKEEKELFQAKMRQAKCKSMNHFLRKCVLEKEIYTVDLKPFNELQGLLANATNNINQIAKRVNSTGVIYKDDINDMRREIEQFSKELWQIHSLLLNRTQRNEDN
- a CDS encoding ImmA/IrrE family metallo-endopeptidase — encoded protein: MIKKYKTRDPNELIWFLNIKVCPLEDTKHLLGMYHVIQRNRFIFISTEVGRQKDLILAHELGHDQLHRDQVISGVAFHENGLFVDNSKNELEANIFAAHLLIADEDIIPLLRGQIDDVDLSYELGVDINLVNLKISEMVKLGLLNLNECCVERPRGDFLKNYRPDKDDWSEC
- a CDS encoding helix-turn-helix domain-containing protein, which translates into the protein MNFGEKLKKYRSENKITRENFAKQIEISPKTLYFYETGQRFPKSMETYEKIAKVMQCDYNYLLENDDIFVSEVANKYGQGEARKAQALTEGLVALFAGGELSDNDKDAAIQALTEAYWKAKEENKKYGRKKKK